A single Myxocyprinus asiaticus isolate MX2 ecotype Aquarium Trade chromosome 50, UBuf_Myxa_2, whole genome shotgun sequence DNA region contains:
- the LOC127438924 gene encoding uncharacterized protein LOC127438924: MSLEPLTSPTPLALPPATHFPEPAVAPPTPPPSGPSPEPPTASPPAAPPPETYFLKPPAAPPAPPLAPPPETQIPALPAPPPAPPPESQVAAPHVAPPAPHSAPPPDPLLVLSWCPDPPPVPGATFQTARSLYLPGAASETTGPHSLLAGSSLAS, encoded by the coding sequence ATGTCTCTTGAGCCGCTTACTTCTCCAACCCCTCTGGCTCTTCCTCCAGCGACTCACTTCCCTGAGCCTGCTGTGGCTCCACCCACGCCGCCTCCTTCAGGGCCTTCTCCTGAGCCACCTACTGCTTCACCCCCTGCGGCTCCGCCTCCAGAGACTTATTTCCTTAAACCTCCTGCAGCTCCGCCCGCTCCACCTCTGGCTCCTCCTCCTGAAACGCAAATCCCTGCTCTGCCTGCTCCACCTCCGGCTCCTCCTCCTGAGTCTCAAGTCGCTGCTCCTCATGTGGCCCCGCCCGCTCCACATTCGGCTCCACCCCCTGACCCCCTGCTAGTTCTATCCTGGTGTCCTGATCCTCCACCAGTTCCTGGAGCCACCTTCCAAACCGCCAGATCCCTCTACCTTCCTGGAGCCGCCTCCGAAACCACTGGACCCCACTCCCTTCTGGCAggctcctccctggcctcctga